A stretch of DNA from Spirosoma endbachense:
CCGGAGCGGTTGAATTATACAGTAACGGGACTGACACCACATCAATGCCATTGGCAAGTTTCCCTTGTTGGGCGTACTTCCAGAAGGCTAGCTGGTTTTGCTTTTTAGTCGCCACTCGGGCACGAGCCGTACTGGATGTTTCATACCAACTCTTTGCTTCATCAATCGTAATGGCTACCGATTTTGCCGGAATTCCTGAACTATCCTCCTGGATGCGACACGAGTACAAGCTAGTTATTATAAACACAATAACTAAAAGATAACTTAAACACTTATTAATCATATTTTCCCTAAAATGGTTTATGGTTTTGCAAAACTATTGATTGGCCGCATAAGTATCTGATTAAATTATTTAAGATATAATATTATATTTAATACTATTTAAATAGTATACTATACAGACTTATTTTGCTGTAGTTTAGACCTACCGTCACACTCGGGTAGGTGTCGGATGAGCTGGTGGAGTGCTTTTAGTTGGTAGGATACTGTTTGGAGTGTAGGTTCGCGGGTATGCCCGCCCGAGTTGATTCCATTCAAAAGCTGGACGAATTAGACAATCAACGGCGGATGCGGGGCGAAATGCCTGCCACAAATGGAACCTTTAAAACAACAGTGCGGTCCGGACAAGTATCGTTTGTGCCGAATCCGAACACCCAGCGTTATGTGTCAGCGTTAAATCAGGCGGCCTGGGACTTTCGGGAGCTAACCCGAGATTCGATTTATTTGCAAAAGGCATTAACCTGGTCGAAGCGGTCGCTTGAATATCGGGAAGAGGGTAGTTTGATGGATACCTATGCCCATATCCTTTATTTACTGGGACGCCGGGATGAGGCCATTGAGTGGCAGGAGAAAGCGGTCAAAAAGGAAAAAGAACGAAACTCACCGATGATTACTACGCTTCAGGAATCGCTCCAGAAAATGAAAAATGGGACCCTGAAATAATGAATTAGCTTTAGGTTGCAACGGAAGGCAAGCCGTGTGGCTTGCCTTTTTCATTACCTTAGAGGTATGAATTATATTGAACTTCAACTGCACATTTCTCCTGATTATTCCGATATCCTCACCGCCGAGTTGGCCGAACTTGGTTTCGAGTCATTTGTTGATACAGATGAGGGTTTGAATGCCTATATCATTGACGCTGATTTTGATGAAAAGGCCGTACAGGAACTTGTTGCTAAATACACGAATCAAACCGCAATAGCCTACGAAGTCCATTCGTTAGAAAAACGAAACTGGAACGCCGAGTGGGAGCGCGATTATGAGCCGATAGAGGTGGCTAACAGTGTCCGGGTCCGGGCGTCCTTTCATCAAGCGGACGCCCGGTTTCGTTACGATATCATCATTAATCCGAAGATGTCGTTTGGCACAGGCCACCACGAAACCACGGCCATGATGCTTGAACAGCAACTTGGCCTCGATTTTGCGGAGAAAACAGTACTTGATGTCGGCAGTGGAACAGGAATCCTGGCAATTCTGGCGGCTAAGATGGGTGCACAAGCCGTGCTGGCTTTTGATATTGAAGACTGGGCGGTTGAAAATGCCCGCGAGAATGCTGAACTGAATGATTGCCCACAGGTTTCAGTATTTCAGGGAACAATCGACGATATTAACTCAGGCAGCGAGGGTGAACCCAGCCAGTATGATATTGTGCTGGCCAATATCAACCGAAACGTATTACTAGCCGAAATCCCAACCTACACAGATTTATTAAATGAAGACGGATATTTACTGGTAAGCGGTTTTTATGAACATGATGCGCCAGATATCTTACAAAAAGCGATCGATTCGGGCCTTAAATTCATAAAAAAGATGGCCATCCGGGAGTGGACCTCTCTTTTATTCAAGAAATAGAATCCTGGTACAACTAGTCAAGTAAACGTTAGATTAACGTTTTTCGCAACAGATATATAATGAATCGTATTTACGCTATTCACCCTGGTAATCTGTTTCATCACAGATTACGCTTGCGCCCCAATTTGCTAAGGTGTTCATTATCAGTACAGGCCAGGGCGATTTTCCTGCTTTGCTTCGCCTTTTCCACGGCTTATGGACAGGCAGTTCGGCTCTCCGATAAACCAGATCAGTTTATGGCCGAGGTGCAGAAACTCATGGCAACGGGCGGGGCCGCAGGCGTTAAGGCTGGAACGGACCTACAATCGTTGTGGTCCGAAAACCGACTGTCGGCCCAGCAACAGGAGCGCGTAATGGTATTAAGCCGGAAGATGAACCAGAAACGGCTTCAGGCAGCCACTCACTTTGTTCCTTTTTACGGAGCACTTTATCAAGCCAGTGCCAGCCAGCAATCGGCCGGTACACCAGCAAACGTGGATGGTATTTTAACAATAGCCGAAAAACTGTTCGATGCCAATGACCCAAAAGCCTTTGCCCGAAGTTTGGAAACGGCCCGTCGTTTCCTTGAACGGCACGAGCTTTACGCGAGTAATTACAACAAACTCTACGCACAGGGTGGCACCTTCCAGTTTCGTTATATAGATGCTGCTCAACCAGTCTCAACAACGGGCTCCTCAACTCCTTCCGATTCTATTGCCGCGGCAAAAGCTGCGGCAGAACGGTCCCGCTTCGATGGCTGGGACACACCGGCCCCATCAGACTCGACTCAACCGCGCCAGTTGGGCGCTCAGTTTGTGCCACAACGTCGCCCAATTCCGACGGTTACCGGCGCTGTACTTACCCTGAAAGAGGTAACGCTGGCGATTGTTGCCAATGGCGATTCGGCACAGTTGACCAATACAGGTGGCGACCTGATGCTTAAAGATGGTATTTGGGTTGGTCAGGGCGGCAAGTTTACCTGGGAGACTGCTGGGCGACCCGATATTTTTGTGACGCTTAGCGATTACTCGCTCACGACAATGAATCCGCGTCTGTCAGCCGACGATGTGACCCTTACGTACGATAATCGGACGGGGACGCCCGCGAAGCCCATTAAAGGCGTCTTTGAATATGTTAGCAAGAAGAAAGGTGGGCCGGTTACTTATCCACGCTTTATGTCGTGGCAAAACGATGTGAAGTTACCCGATTTAGGGCCGGATATTGAGTACCGGGGTGGCCTGGCTTTATCGGGCACACAGATGGTAGGCGCATCGGCTAGTGGTCAGCCCGCTCAATTAACGGTTAAGTATAATGGGAAACCAGCCTTCAAAGCCAGCAGTCGTCGATTCGATTTTAGCGCTAACGATACAACAAGCGCCGGGTTTGGTGGTACAACGGGGAGCGCCAAATCGCTGATTTCGGCGGGCTCAGCCGCATTTGTAGGCTATGTCGATACCGATTCGATAACCCATCCATCAATAAAGTTCAGATACGACAAAAATCAGCATATTGCCTGGCTCGACCGCGAACAGCACACCGACTATGCGCGTGTCCCATATTCCGACTCGTACCATAAGTTCTACATTATACCCGAAGTAGTACGGTGGGATTTACCGCGTCGAAAAGTCGATTTTTATCAGGTTGGGGCAAAGCGGGAAGTGCCCGTTCGGTTCGAATCATACGATTATTTTCAGCCGCAACGCTACTCCGACCTGACGGTTGATTATGGTTTCCATCCACTTCAGATCGTCGCTAATTTCATCGCAACCAAGAAGCAACAGACTTTTTTTGACGATGATATTATACAGTCTACCAAAGTCAGTCCGGTTGCCCTTCGGGGCGCATTGGGCCGCATGGTATTGGAAGGCTACATCGATCGGGACCCGACATCGGGCCTGATGCGGTTGAGCCGGAAGGGATACCTTTATGTGCTGGCTTACGTAGGAAAACGGGATTACGATAATTTTCAGGTACAATCGCTGTTTGCATCAAATGACAGCACGAAAAACGCGACGATCAACCTCGATGATAAGTTCCTGACGATCCGTGGAGTCGACCGATTTACGCTGTCTGATTCGTTGAAAATATATGGTGTTCCTTCTGACAAAACGTTGCGTATCGGCAAAGGGCGAGCCTTTACATTGAACGGTCAGCTTAAGGCAGGAACCCTTCGGTATGCCGGTCGTGATCTGAAATTCGATTACGATAAGTTCGCGATGAACCTGAATAAAATTGACTCCATTACCTTCTCTTCGCAAAAACTGGCTGCCCAGGGAAAAGAGGGCGAAATTGGGGGTGACATTAAATATGAAAACCCCGGAACCGTCTATTTTGGCAGCGCCGATAATAAATCAGGGCGAATTGCGGGCAAAAAAACCACACAACGGCTGGTTATGCCAGAGGGGATGACGGTTTATTTTAACCAACCCGCTCGCGGAGACATTCTTTACAACCAGAAAGTTTACTTCAAAATACCAGCGATTGACAATGACAGCTTAGGGAAGGGCGATATTTCCTTCGTCGGCACGTTCCATTCCGATGGCATCTTTCCACCCTTTAAGGCCGAACTGAAAACAATGCCCGACAATACGCTGGGCTTTGTTCATAAAGCACCAGCTACTGGCTATCCAGTTTATAGTTCCAAGAAAGGCGCTGCTCCATCGAACGTAAAATTTACGGGCGAATTAACCATGGATAAAGCCGGATTGCGCGCCGAAGGTGTTTTGAATCACCTGACCGCCAGCCTGAATACAAAAGGTATCTTATTTATGACGGATTCCTTACTGGCATCGGGCGACAAAGGCGAAATTAAGGAAGGACTTGTCGGCAAAGGTTATTTCCCGCAGGTTCAATTAAATAACTATAGCCTGAAATGGTGGCCAAAGGCGGATAGCATGGTCATCACTACCCAGAAAAATAACTTCAACTTTTACAATGCCACGACCAATCTGGAAGGGGGTTTAGTACTTCGTTCGGCTGGTTTGTTCGGTAAGGGAACATTACGGAGAAAAGACTCAGAAGCAATCTCAAAAAATATAAAGTTTAATAAAGAGGGCTTCGTTGCCGACAACGCTCAGTTTAAGATTGTATCGGATAAAGATGCAAACCGGCCAATTCTTCTGGGCAATGACATCAATGTAGATTTTAATCAGACCAAAGGAATAGTCGGGCTGGCCATCAACGCGACTAAAAACACAAGCATCGACGATACGCTGGCCGGATCGAGTATGGAGTTCCCATTTGCGGCTTACAAAACCAGCATCAACCGGGCCCAATGGAACCTCAATGCGAAAACGATTGCCATGAAGGGCGATGTTAAAACCTCTACGTTTACGGCTATGGCTGCAGAACAGGAAGGGTTAACGTTTAACGGTTCAGCGGCCCTGTACGACGTTGAGAAAATGATGCTCAACATCAGTGGCGTTCCTTATGTTACGTCGGCAGATGCACGCATCTATCCTGACAAAGGACTTGTAACCATCCGGCGAAACGGTGAAATGCTGGCGCTGAAAAACGCGAAACTGGAACTGGATACGGTTACGTTGTTCCACCGGCTCAAAAATGGCAATATCCAGGTTCTTTCGCGGACACGCTTTGCCGGAGACGCTACCTATCAGTTTGCAACCGCAAAAGGCGATACAGCGAGTATCAAGATGGGAAGCTTTGAATTAAAAGAAGCGCCAGCCGTTGCTTCTGCTAACCTAACTGCCGATACAAAGAAACCAGTCAAAGGCAAACGCAATGCCTCACAAAAGCCAGCAACGACCTATTTTACAGTAGCCCGTGCTGACGTTGACGAGGATGATAATCTACAGTTAGCTCCCAAAATGCTATTCAAAGGAGCCATTACGATGCAGGCTCCTGAACGGGATTTAGCGCTGGATGGATCGATTAAGCCCGCCCTCAAAAAACGGCAGGATCTTATTAGCGGCTGGATTCCATTCAAGGAAAAAATAGCAGAACGACTCGAAATAAAGGTTGATAAAAACCTTAAAAATGAAGGCGGACAGCAACTTGTAGCAGGTATCCATTTCCGGTTGGGCAATGCTGGGCTTTATCCTACGTTCCTGTCACCGAAAGAAGACCCTAAGGATGAAGACCTGTTTTCTGCAACGGGTATTATGAGCTACGACGAAAAAGATAAAGTGTATCGAATTGTCTCTAAAGGCAGTGACCTGCCAGCGGCCCAACCCGCTCTGGCAGCGGCCTCTACAGATAGTACCAGCCGTCCGGATAGTGCAGCCGCTTCCGATGATGTTGAGAACGCCTTTACCTTTAACGATGCCCGAGGGTTGATGACCTTCAAGGGTAAAATGAATCTTCTGAATTCTGGCCCGAACGAGTATCTGCTCACATCCGGATCGGCACGAATCAACATCGACAGTACTCAGTATCGATTGAATACGCTATTGGCATTCGCATTCCCTGTACCGGATCAGCTTAACAGTATCATTGCTGATAAGTTAGTTAAGACGAATCAGGAAGAGAAAAACGACGAAGCCGCCGATGATGACCTTAACCGACTCTCGGATAAGCTGTTACCCTTAATTGGCCAACCGGCAGTAGATGCTTATCGGGCGAAAGCCCAGAACCAGCACGTACCGCTTAACCAGGCATCGCCAAAACTGAACAGCATGCTTGTGCTTGCGAATGCGAATCTACGTTGGTCTGATAAATTCGGCGCCTTCTACAGCACTGGTCAACTCGGCGTTTCAAACATGTCGGCAACAGACATTAATGCTCAAATGGACGGGTTTGTCGAAATCCGAAAAACGGCCAATGGTGATGAAGCCAGTATTTACCTGGAATCATCGCCTGATGTTTGGGTATTTTACGACTATAAGCCAGGCAATACACCAACTTCCATTGGCCAATTAGCGATTATAACATCGGAGCAGGACATCAATGATCGGCTACTGGCAGGTTCTAAAAACAGTTCAAAAGCTACCGTTGAAATCGTTCCTGCTACTGCCGACGAAAAAACAGTGTTCGTTGAGCGTTATCTGGACCAGTACAAAACGAAAGCGAAACCCGCACCTAAGCCTAAGTTGCAGCCAGGCCAGAAAGTGGTGAAAGACGAGAAGAAAAAAGACGAGAAGAAAAAGGATAAGGAAGCCGAGAAAGAAGGATTCTAGCAGTAAAAAGGGAGCCACGAATAGCTCCCTTTTTATTGCTAGAATTTTAAGTAAAACCTGTATACGTCTAAGTAAAAATCAGTCTTTATTTTCAATAACCTCCTCGCAACCAGAGGAGTATTTACATTGTATTCTGTAAAATGCCGTGTTATTTAAACTACCAATATGGTAGTTTATAGGTTACTGAGTTGCTAATATTATAACATATCGAACAATTGAAAAATTGTATTATTACTATATAATATAAGGTTTATCAACTTTTAATATTTTTTAATCCTTTATGTAAATCCAAAAATAACGGTAGTTTAAAGTTAATCTGTCAAGTAATTAATTCAAGCAATTACCCAGTTAATCACCTGTTAATAAGCCTATTAACATTAACTTACTAAGCACCATTTAACATAAGGAAGTTAGGATCGCTAAAATATGATCTCTATAGCATGGCCAAAGTTAAATAAGGTTTTTTTTTCATATATAGGTAACCAGAGATAGAGTAAGTAGTCTAAAACTTAGATCTAACCCATC
This window harbors:
- the prmA gene encoding 50S ribosomal protein L11 methyltransferase → MNYIELQLHISPDYSDILTAELAELGFESFVDTDEGLNAYIIDADFDEKAVQELVAKYTNQTAIAYEVHSLEKRNWNAEWERDYEPIEVANSVRVRASFHQADARFRYDIIINPKMSFGTGHHETTAMMLEQQLGLDFAEKTVLDVGSGTGILAILAAKMGAQAVLAFDIEDWAVENARENAELNDCPQVSVFQGTIDDINSGSEGEPSQYDIVLANINRNVLLAEIPTYTDLLNEDGYLLVSGFYEHDAPDILQKAIDSGLKFIKKMAIREWTSLLFKK